Within the Miscanthus floridulus cultivar M001 chromosome 2, ASM1932011v1, whole genome shotgun sequence genome, the region AGATGGCTTATCTTGTGGATGCTACTCCACAGTGAGAACTGAGCATAGCACCAAAATTAATCGACACAAACGAAGGAAACAAGAACTCCCAGTTCATGTCCCCTCGCCAGAGCACTGTTTAATTCAATTTCCTATCTCTACCACCCATCCATCACCTGCTCCGCCTTCTTCTAGTACCCCTTGCCCTGTGTGGTGAGCCCGAACCCGAGCGGGAACAGCGGGTCGTAGTGCGCGTCGCCGTAGTTCATCGGCAGCTGGTCCACCGACTTGAACCACGTCCGCGGCAGCTTCGCTGTGAACCCGTAGTCCCCGAACAGCACGTCGGTGATGCCCTGGCCTTCAGTTCCCGGCAGCCAGGCCGCCACGAGCGCGTCCATGGCGCCCAGGAACGGCTGTATCACCACGGGGCGGCCGCTGATGAGCACGGTCGCGCACCGCACGGCGCCGCACACAGTCTGGACGGTGCTCGGCCCGGGGTCCGGGATCGTCAGGTTCATGCTGTCGCCCTTGGTCTCCGTGTACGGGTGCTCGCCCACGGCCACGATGGCGTACGAGAAGCCGCCGTTCTTGACGAAGTCGGCGTCTGGGTTCTCCGCGAACACCACCGTCGTCGACGGGTCCACGGCCGCCTTCACGGCGTCCAGGATCgtggtgccgacggtgatgcGGCCCGTGTCGCCCTGCCACTCGATCGTCCACCCGCCGCACTGGTACCccaggttgtcggcgtggctccCGGCGACCAGGATCTTGGCGGCCTTCTTGGGCAGGGGCAGCAGCGGCGCGTCGCCCGGCTTGCCGTTCTTGAGGAGCACCAGCGACTTCCTCACTGCCTCCCGCGCCACGTCCCTGTGCTCCTGCTTCCCCAGCTGGTCGGTGAGGCTAGGATCGGGCATGGGGTTCTCGAACAGGCCCATGGTGAACTTGACGCGCAGAATCCTCGTCACAGCGTCGTCGATCCTGCTCATCGGGATCAGGCCGCTGTTGACGTGACCGGTCAGGATGGTGATGAAGTTTTGGTAGTTGTTGGGCACCATGATCTGAAGCACACCACAACAGTTCGTTGatcagcatcatcatcatctctttaGGCGATGCCAGAGCCCAGAGCCTGACCATGTCAATGCTCGTTTTGCTTACCATGTCAATGCCAGCAAGAATTGAAGCCTGCACAGAGTAGGAGTAGTTCGCCCCTGGAGGGCTGGTGATCCTGTCAATGCCCTCCCAATCTGAGATCGTAAAGCCCTGTAGAAAAAATACAGGCAGAATCTGAGCACCTCAAGGCAGCAAATCCCAACGGACTAACAACACCTGAAGACTGTAAGCGTCTGTTGTTCTCACCGTGAAGTTGAGCCTGCCCTTGAGGTAGTCTGTGATGAGGTCGTGGTTGGCGTGCATCTTGAGCCCGTTCCAGCTGGAGTAGGAGATCATGACCGTGGAGACGCCCTTCTCGAGAGCGTCCAGGTAGGCCGGCATGTGGATGTTCATCAGCCCCTCACGGTTGATGATGGTGTTGTTCTCGTTGATGCCGTTCTGGGTTCCACCGTCGCCGACGAAGTGCTTGGCGCACGCCGCCACCTTGTTCCTGCGACAATTTTTGCAACAGCCATTCAGAACACATGGACGGCAGCAGCTTTACATTGATAATAGTCGAATCTGTTGGGGATCTCTTTACTCACTTTCCGGAGACGTAGGGCTTGCCGCTGGTGAAGTTCTGCGGGACGTCGCCCTGCAGGCCCGGGATGAGCTCAGTCATGGACTGCACGATACGGTGGTCCTCGCTGTAGCTCTCGTAGCACCGGCCCCACCTCGGATCACGGCACACCTGCGCACCAACAGGCAACAGCAACATCGATCAGTAATTCAGCACCACTGAAGCCAAAGCCAAACTGACTATATAGTAGGAAAGGAGCTGGCATTGTCAAGGATTCAGGATGCTTACAGCAATGCATGGCGCAAACGCGTACTGGATGCCGGTGGCTCTCACTTCATGCGCGGTCGCGGCGCCGATCCTCTTCACCAGATTAGGATCCCTGCACGGTGCAATCCAAAGGAACACGAGGATGAGTCAACCATAGCAGGCTACACAAGTTAGCACTGGCGACGCGAGCTGGAGAATGTGCTTGCCTGGTGGCTCCGAGCCCGACGTTGTGGGGGAAGATGGTGGCGCCGTACACGTTGTTGTGGCCGTGGACGGCGTCGATGCCGTAGATCATCGGGATGCCGAGGCGCGTGGACAGGCACGCCTTCTGGAAGTCGCTGATCATGGTCACCCACTCCGCCGCCGTCGCCTGCTTCCGCGGCACGCTCCCGCCGCCGCTGAGCAGGCTGCCGATGTAGTAGTCCTTGAGCGCCTGCGGCGACGCGACGAGCCGCTCGATCTGCGTCATCTGGCCGATCTTCTCGGCCAGCGTCATCCGGGCGAGCAGATCCCTGACGCGGACCTCCACGTCGTTCTTGGGGTCCTTGTACGGCGGCACGCCCTGGGCGTCACCGTACGCCGCGGACCAGAAGAGGAGCAACAGCGCGGCCACTGCCGGCGCCGTGAGCAGCGCCATCCTGTGGCGGCGAAGGAGCGGGACGAGGCGCCTCCGGACCTGCGCGTCGTAGCATTGCAGCGACAATATCAGAATCTCCGTGAAATGCTCCTCCAGGGGCTCGAGGACGCCCGACCTGAAGCGGCCGGCGAGCTCGCCGCCCATGGCCGGTCGCAGTCAACGGCGGCAAGAGACGGGGACGACGAGATGCAGggatccaagaaaccatttatggTTTGTACTAACGAGGCTACTACGACCGGCTTCACTCGTCGGCCGTGCCATGTGTTAGTGGTGCTTGCAAATGGAATGATCGAGTAATTAAGATTTAACAAGTAGGCTGTCAGATCAAGGTGTCCTTTTTATTGCTGAAAGCAAAAGCACCTCTGTGCACCCGTTGAGTAAACAATAGCATGGGCCTTGATGCTAACATTAGTTTTAACTAGTGTTTTGCTGACAGAGCAGCGTGCTTTTAATAAACATAAAAGGGATTAATGTGAACATGCTCCAGACTAGATATTCTTGCAGCAGTCTCTGTAAATTCATAGCACTACAGTAACAGCTGAAAAGAGCAGGAGTTCGGGCAGGTTAAAACTAAAAGTGAGACCAAAATATCAAAACGATTTTCTTGTGTACTCCGTATGGTCTAAAAAAAACTCGTGCGTATATTAGTAAAACCAAGAACAGGAAATTAGCTGCCAATGAATGAAAAAACAGCAAGCTAATATCGAACGATTTGCTTGCAAAGCACTACCACTCCAAAGCAGGGAGAAAGTTCGTCGGAAGAAGGAGGGAGATGCGGCCATGAGAGCGAACCAATGAATCACGAGAAGCAGAGGAGGAGCTGGACTGATGGAGCCTTGCTGTGCCACAAATGCGTGAGCCCGGCAAGGACGAACAGGAGGCCGCTGGCTTGGGCTATATGAATGAAGCAAGTACAAGCACGAAGCTCCGGCGCTCTTCAGAGAAGCGGCGGCGGCACTGCTCGTATGAAGCTATGAAGGGAAAGGTGAGACGCCGAAAATTCAATGTGTTTGTTGCAACGGATTGGAATCCCTCTCTCGCACACAAAGGTCCAACACGCGTGAACGGACGGCCCCCTCCGAGTGTAGAGTGTGCCCGGACACGCGCTACATGCCATGAGCAAGAGGACACACCAGGTCACCAGCGCAGGGCATGCACGCGTGTGTTCGTGCAGTTACGTAACTACCAGTGCAGTGCTGGATTGCTATTGCTACATAGTACAAGTGTGTTTGATTCAGCAAGAAACCGCCCATGTCTTACCAGAAAGGTAGAGCAGCAGatgggaagaagaggaggaggcgaGCATCCTGGCTTGTGCTACCCGGCGAGTGTGCATATAAAGGAGCAGAGCAGCAACCGGAAAGCAGGTATGGCGGATAAGGGATGAGGAGTGGTTGGAGCAGGGACCGCGCCCGCCATTGGCACCTTCAATGCGTGTCAATCCCTCTCCCGGCCCCGGCGGGAAAATATCCTTTTTCCTCCGTGACGATCCGTTCGTCGTCCCCAATTGTTGCCTTCTGGCGCGGCGAAAGCAACCCCCGTCGGTGACGGAATCTGGCCTGTTCCCCTCCCGGCGGCGAGAATTACGGTTTACTGCTGGATTACTACTTACAACTACTGCCGCGGTTAGTGTGCAAGCAAGAGGTGGTTGAAGGAAGAAGACGATAAGGACGAGGACGGCGAGAGCCGCCGGGTGATAGTGTCAGCAAGAAAACAAAACCCGTGTGAACAAGCGCAGAATGAAAGAATGCAACAAGTCCtctgtttcttttcttttctctttgccAAGTTGGGGACTCACTCGGGCGAGCAGTTTCATCCCGACCCCCATGTGAGCGGCCGAGGACACCGTGTGGACGCTCGGGATCGCAGAGCGGTGAGGCAGAGCAGCGCCGGCGGTCGTGGAAAGATTGAGCAATGCCGCGAAAGGGGAAAACCCAGCGgctcgaggaagaagaggatggctAGATGATGCATGTCTGCGCGATATTTATAAAGAAGAGCAAGGACGGGACTGCTATTACTTTCGCTCAAGGCAAGAACGAATCCGCACGGTGATGGGCGCGGGCTGATGTGGGTGGCCGGTGCGGCTGCAGCAGAGCAGGGGACCCCGTCGATCGAAAGCGACGCCGTCCCCGTCCCGTCGCAGATCAGCAACGACCCGCAATCCGCCGCACTGTTCCTTGACGGCAGCACACACTCCtctgccctctctctctctctctctctctctctctctaatctAATCAGTGCCAACTGCCAAGCTTATCCTGCTCCCTCCGCCACCGTCTCCGGCCTCCAACTTGTCAGCGAGTAATTCCACCAAGTGGAGGAGTGCGCGCAGAAGCAACGCCGGCTGATTAAGCAAGCCGAGAAAGCAACAATGGCGGACACTGGACCGAGGAAGACGGAGCGGAGGGGAGTGCAGTGCGAGGTTGCGCAATGGCGGAAGCAATGGTTTTATAGCGGTAGACGAAGGGATCGAGGAAACGGGCGGGCTAGGGGACGCGCGGCAACGGACAAGGGGAAGCAGAGCAGAGGATGCGCCAGGGCGTCTCGTTGATTGAATAGCAATAAACCCCAACGTTCGAATCGGGGGGGACGCGTCCCGCCGCCCGTGGAGGAACCGACGGCTGGGATCCGTCCAGGGGTCCGACCGAGGCCCCGCGTGGGGTAGGCGTTAGGTGGGGAACTGGGGATGGCCGGATGGGAGGGCAACGTGAGCGCCATGTTGGGCTGCCTCTTTTCCTTTCCGTGGTCTGCCGCCTCTCTGGCTTTTCGGCGAGGAAGCCAACGGTCAGTAGGGCGGGCAAATGCAATGCGAGACAGACGTTGTTaatctttttttttaataattataATTATTATTACAGCTTTGCTAATTTCAATGCTTCTCATGCCTTCTGTTCTCGGGCTGGATCTCGACATCTTTTTGTTTGTTTTGGGAGATGCGGTTGATTCGATTCTTCGTCTTGCGGATTTGGATATTTGAAACTTGGGAGCTGTACCGTTTGAGTTTCGGATCTTGTTTGTCGTTTCCAATGCTCACTGCAAAATTGAATCTACAAGATGATGTTGCTTTAGCTACTGTTGGTTTTGGTCATGTCACTATATCAAGTCCTAGAATGATGCAGTGTTATGAAAGTTTAGTGTAGGTTTCTGAAAATGTCGCTACATGTGAGAGTTTTAAAATCAAATGCACATCTATTCTCAAAATAAATTAAGTACTCATGTTGGATATTTTCttaacatgatgatgaaaaaagTAACAAAGCATGAAGTGGGTATACATATAGCGAATTGGCATGCATGGAAACTCACGAGTCTTGCATGAAAGAAATGCAAATTAAGCTCATCTCATGCCAAAGAGACCAGAGGAAGGCCGAACCACACTCAAGAAGATGGCCCATTTGCAAATATGATGTGAGCATGCACACATCATCTCATCAATTTTCTCTTTAACATCGTCAATTTTATTACTGACAACTTGTTCCAACGGTTTATAACCCTAAACATAAATAGCTTGCGTTTGTTATTTACCGGTCGCCATCATCCGTGATCGCGTAGTAAATAGAGGTGAGGGTACAATGCAATTTTCAAATAGCGAGTTAGCGCTGGATTAGTGAACAGGACCACGGTGATAACGAAATGTCTCCTCTCCCTCTTTAATTACTAGCACGTCACCGTTAACATTTCTTCTTACAGAAGGGGAATTTAATAATAATAACTTAAATGGTAAGGACAGTGAAGAAGGTATTGATGGGGATGATGCACGCAACAAAGTGCACTACAGTGGAAGTACGTAGATTGAAAGGAGGATCTCATTTTCCCGTGGAGGGAACATTCATGATTGAATGATACGATAAGGACGTGTGCCGCGTTTCATTGATTGCTTTAGATCTGTGCATTTATTATTTCCAATTCCAATTCAGACCAAGTTTAAGTGCGCGCTATCACGTTTGTAGAAAATGTGGCTGTTCCTCTGTCCAAAAATGTTGAAAGAATGTTCTTcgtcaaaaaaaaaagttgtgtTTGCTAAAAAATATTTGCCCTAATGACATAGCACAActctttcttattctttttgcaaGAAACTACTCCATCTGTTCTTGAAATATAAGATTCAGAGTTCAAGATTTCTACCAAAATATAAGGTATTCTGGGGGTTTAACTTTAACCCCTCTCCCCTATCTTTTTGGGTAGAAAATATTGAGATTTCTTTCAATTTTGGTCTCAACCAAAACAGACAGCCAGTAAATAAGAAAAATAACAACTAAACAACTCCCATCACCGTAATTAGTGAGGGGCAAAGTAGTCTTTTCCCAACATTTTTATTTATCTAAAAATCATCTGGGTATCCTATTTAGAGACAAAGAGAGTAATACATAACACACAACCGCTCCCAATCAAGGATACATGTCTTTGGTGACGGGTTGCACACAACTttatttcctttcttttcttttttggtgAAACATAACACATGCAAGAGACTGGACTGGTAAAATGTAGATCTTGATTAAATAGACCAAACTACTCCACCTAACCAAATATGTTTAGTGAATAGTACTTGTGTGAAGTATGGAACATTGGAACTTTTTCTTCTTATAAGCAGCATGCTCTTGAAGTCCAAAATACGCGTGTGCTGCTTAGGGAGTTAGTTTTGGTTTACGAATAGTGGTTTGAGTTTTTCATTGCAATGCAAGAATTACGATACTGAGAACCCGTTTGATATAGCTCCAACTCTGAGATATATGATAAATTTGTAGTTTGTAGACTAAATTAAAATagtttaaatatttatatttgGTCTAAACTATAAATGATATGAGTCGAGTAAATGCACTTGACATACCTACAACTCCAAATCCAAGATAACTTTAGCCAGATTGATGATCCCCTTACCGTCTTCAATGATGAGGCAGCCGATAATCTTTCAATGTGTTAGATAAGTCAAGGGAAATTTCCTTAGCATTGGATCAATGTAACGTTTCCAAGATTTAGGACCTGTCATTCTGGATGATTGGAGGGTGATGCTCCGATAGTGGTCATTGGCATCGCTGGGTTTCGACAAATCAGAACTAGGTTGTAGATTAAAAGTCAAGAATATCATTAAGAGGCTCTAGATTTACTCTACCACTTTCATATTGTCCAGATATTTGGATGTGTAACTAGGGTGATGTTCTCTCCATTTAAATATGATGGGATAATTAAAATTGTCAATTATTATATTTCTATTTAACTGGTGGTAAATAAGAACTTTAAGCTTTTAAGGCACCATGTGATTAACTAAAACGTACCCAACTCCAACCAACTGATTGTATACTTTCTTTCATCCTTCAATAACTGATTGTACTGTTGTGTGGTTACCCTATATAGTCATAGACCATACTACTATGTTCAAAACACGCCCAGCAGGGAAGATGGGAAATCATGTACACAATAATTACGATAAGAAATAATATCCTCACCAATGAAAAGACTCCAAGATAAATTCAGCTAGAAATTGGACGAGAACCAAGTGGCACACACTACTTGGCCCACTATCTACATAGGAAATATTTGGTGCTATGCGGTTCAGGATATGATGAGGCGTGCGCCTTCCTCTATGTCATAGATGCGATGCATGTACACCGCGTCATACAATATATACACAAAGCTTGAACATGGATAACGATGGCAACGTCTAAATGCCTCTGCTGCAACTTGATTTAGCAATACGCAATGTGAAGCACACCATATTTTCTTTTGGAGAGGTaaatgtttctaaattataaattattttagCTTTATAGATCCATACGTTTTACTACATATTTAGACATGATGTATATCTTTATATCTATATAGTAAAAACTATATACCTAAAAAAGTTAAAACGACTAACAATGTAGAATAGAGA harbors:
- the LOC136518223 gene encoding uncharacterized protein; protein product: MGVGMKLLARVRRRLVPLLRRHRMALLTAPAVAALLLLFWSAAYGDAQGVPPYKDPKNDVEVRVRDLLARMTLAEKIGQMTQIERLVASPQALKDYYIGSLLSGGGSVPRKQATAAEWVTMISDFQKACLSTRLGIPMIYGIDAVHGHNNVYGATIFPHNVGLGATRDPNLVKRIGAATAHEVRATGIQYAFAPCIAVCRDPRWGRCYESYSEDHRIVQSMTELIPGLQGDVPQNFTSGKPYVSGKNKVAACAKHFVGDGGTQNGINENNTIINREGLMNIHMPAYLDALEKGVSTVMISYSSWNGLKMHANHDLITDYLKGRLNFTGFTISDWEGIDRITSPPGANYSYSVQASILAGIDMIMVPNNYQNFITILTGHVNSGLIPMSRIDDAVTRILRVKFTMGLFENPMPDPSLTDQLGKQEHRDVAREAVRKSLVLLKNGKPGDAPLLPLPKKAAKILVAGSHADNLGYQCGGWTIEWQGDTGRITVGTTILDAVKAAVDPSTTVVFAENPDADFVKNGGFSYAIVAVGEHPYTETKGDSMNLTIPDPGPSTVQTVCGAVRCATVLISGRPVVIQPFLGAMDALVAAWLPGTEGQGITDVLFGDYGFTAKLPRTWFKSVDQLPMNYGDAHYDPLFPLGFGLTTQGKGY